In Iodobacter fluviatilis, one DNA window encodes the following:
- a CDS encoding HD-GYP domain-containing protein — MMLPDPLSQLAELPEENPHYIRAATKMGDKRDVIADQDIFAENGMKLLAKGAKISSHQFDLLTRHKLSTPLDQALATDKPVDGQQLAFEAGKIIEKDALIAKIVSRSGDVLAIKHQLALLVLPPPIQFRLTVMHDQRPSLFAHALRNCIVSYSLAQQLKLSDADKTALTLAALCHDLGEMHTDPELLTSGHVITPQERRYIHVHPITSYMVVHTFPAFSAAACHAILQHHERLDGSGYPYGLRKEAISRLAQIIAIADVSDAVLHRFDLKRLDALFTLLRSRFDPPAVKALRDLLGSMSSEEHQAVVVRDTSVQLAHIADFLQSWLALHAMLEGQINEGASLDSPLGFLFERMESIRALIVQAGLNPDDVQAVQAYGLEDPEMLAELQAMLSEMEWMLFDLANEIERRSPALDGISQEALKDLVFHLREI; from the coding sequence ATGATGTTGCCTGATCCGCTCTCCCAACTCGCTGAGCTTCCCGAAGAAAACCCTCACTATATTCGCGCAGCGACGAAAATGGGCGATAAGCGTGATGTGATCGCTGATCAGGATATCTTTGCTGAAAATGGCATGAAGTTATTGGCAAAGGGGGCGAAGATCAGCAGCCATCAGTTTGATTTGCTGACAAGGCATAAATTATCTACTCCGCTTGATCAGGCCTTGGCCACTGATAAACCAGTTGATGGCCAGCAACTGGCTTTTGAAGCGGGAAAAATTATCGAGAAAGATGCGCTGATTGCAAAAATAGTCAGCAGGTCGGGTGATGTGCTGGCGATTAAGCATCAGCTTGCTCTGCTTGTTTTACCCCCACCGATTCAATTTCGGCTGACTGTAATGCATGATCAGCGCCCAAGTTTGTTTGCACATGCACTTAGAAATTGCATCGTTTCTTACTCGCTGGCACAACAGCTGAAATTATCTGACGCCGATAAGACAGCATTAACGCTGGCCGCTTTATGCCATGATTTGGGTGAGATGCATACTGACCCGGAGCTGTTGACCTCCGGGCATGTCATTACGCCGCAAGAGCGCCGTTATATTCATGTGCATCCGATTACCAGCTACATGGTGGTGCATACATTTCCAGCGTTTTCTGCCGCAGCCTGCCATGCCATTTTGCAGCATCACGAGCGGCTGGATGGAAGTGGCTATCCCTATGGTTTGCGTAAGGAGGCGATTAGCCGTTTAGCCCAGATTATTGCCATTGCTGACGTAAGCGATGCGGTATTACACCGCTTTGATTTAAAAAGACTGGATGCGCTGTTTACCTTGCTGCGTTCCCGTTTTGACCCTCCTGCGGTTAAGGCTTTAAGAGACTTATTAGGCTCGATGAGCAGTGAAGAGCATCAGGCTGTGGTGGTTAGGGATACCTCTGTGCAATTAGCGCATATTGCGGATTTTCTTCAATCATGGCTGGCATTACATGCCATGCTGGAAGGCCAAATCAATGAAGGGGCGAGCCTCGATTCACCGCTTGGTTTTTTATTTGAGCGAATGGAGAGTATTCGTGCGCTGATTGTTCAGGCTGGCTTAAATCCAGACGATGTACAGGCGGTGCAGGCCTATGGGCTGGAAGACCCGGAAATGCTGGCTGAATTACAAGCTATGCTGAGTGAAATGGAATGGATGCTCT
- a CDS encoding DUF883 family protein, with protein sequence MNTNSETLLDQSQDILQEAEQLLVEASQAGGKDAEALYARAVERLRAAKTRLYEVEQVAVAKAKQAAKVTDEYVHDHPWQAIGVAAAVGALVGMLISRR encoded by the coding sequence ATGAATACCAACAGTGAAACATTACTCGATCAATCACAAGATATCTTACAAGAAGCAGAGCAATTGCTGGTTGAAGCTTCTCAGGCTGGGGGCAAAGATGCCGAGGCGCTGTATGCCCGTGCTGTAGAGCGTTTGCGTGCTGCAAAAACCCGCTTGTATGAAGTTGAGCAAGTGGCCGTTGCAAAGGCAAAACAGGCCGCAAAAGTAACTGATGAATATGTGCACGATCATCCGTGGCAGGCCATTGGTGTGGCTGCTGCGGTTGGTGCACTGGTAGGTATGTTGATTTCGCGTCGTTAA
- the glmS gene encoding glutamine--fructose-6-phosphate transaminase (isomerizing) has product MGALLGMISQENVLQNISQQLYPLIEQGHCSATLISDQASAQILSCPTLTLHMHLHGQSAHRVLIRFDWDQPHHCSIASSRDSITVCCRGLIENSEALQDKLSILGYISEPANTAQLAADLIHWHYRSQHDLLKAVHLAASEIIGVYAISVMSTEHTGEIICTSRHIPLFIAKGVRCIAFSDQPQALQGIAPEMIRLGLGDTAKLSSNELTLLNPLGEPCIRATENFQQTQIKLHGFHHYMQKEINEQAGIFADILDDTGCDANLAQLLNNDAARILCDIEGITLLASGSSYHAALTARYWFESLAGLPCTVELASEYRYRDAVQHHNTLIIAVSQSGETADTIAALKYAQSLAHEHTLAISNASPSSLMQLARFQLFLAAGPEIGITSTKTFSTQLLTLYRLALCFAKLRDHLSAAAEAAAIDDLRRLPRAATELSAITGQLQEWAQKIFTSKQLFFVGRHLYYPLAQEAALKMQEVAYIHAFGFPAGELVHGPLTLVNKDLPVIACLPWNRLTEKLLANLQEIRARDGELFILSDAGLSSAEHYHVICMANNLHDLNPILYGIALQTLAYNTAILQKNDVDTPRFLSKSVTKT; this is encoded by the coding sequence ATGGGCGCTTTGCTTGGAATGATTTCGCAAGAGAATGTACTGCAAAATATCAGCCAACAGCTTTACCCTCTGATTGAACAAGGACATTGCAGCGCAACATTAATCAGCGATCAGGCTTCAGCACAAATTTTATCCTGCCCAACCCTTACCCTGCACATGCATTTGCACGGACAAAGCGCTCATCGTGTACTGATCCGCTTCGATTGGGATCAACCCCATCACTGCAGTATTGCCAGCAGCCGTGACTCAATTACCGTGTGTTGTCGTGGTCTCATTGAAAACAGTGAAGCCTTACAGGATAAATTATCCATTCTGGGTTATATCAGTGAGCCTGCCAATACAGCACAGCTGGCGGCTGATTTAATTCACTGGCATTACCGCAGCCAGCACGATTTATTAAAAGCCGTCCATTTAGCGGCCAGTGAAATCATTGGCGTTTACGCCATTAGCGTGATGTCTACGGAACACACTGGCGAGATCATCTGCACCTCGCGCCACATTCCCCTTTTTATTGCCAAAGGGGTGCGCTGCATTGCTTTTTCAGATCAGCCTCAGGCTTTACAAGGCATTGCGCCAGAAATGATCCGGCTGGGGCTTGGGGATACGGCAAAATTAAGCAGCAATGAATTAACCCTCCTCAACCCGCTGGGGGAGCCTTGCATCAGAGCCACCGAAAACTTTCAGCAAACCCAAATCAAGCTGCATGGTTTTCATCACTATATGCAAAAAGAAATCAACGAACAGGCAGGCATTTTTGCTGACATTCTGGATGACACCGGCTGCGACGCTAACTTAGCCCAATTACTCAATAATGATGCCGCGCGTATTTTATGCGATATCGAAGGGATTACGCTGCTGGCCAGCGGCAGCAGCTACCATGCCGCTTTAACGGCCCGTTATTGGTTTGAATCGCTGGCAGGATTACCCTGCACAGTAGAATTAGCCAGTGAATACCGCTACCGGGATGCAGTGCAACACCACAACACACTCATCATTGCTGTTTCACAATCTGGTGAGACCGCCGATACCATTGCTGCGCTGAAATATGCACAAAGCCTAGCGCATGAGCACACCCTCGCCATATCAAATGCATCCCCCAGCAGCCTGATGCAATTGGCCCGATTTCAGCTGTTTTTAGCGGCCGGGCCAGAAATCGGGATCACCTCAACTAAAACATTCAGTACCCAACTGCTTACTCTCTACCGGCTGGCGCTCTGCTTTGCCAAATTACGCGATCATCTTTCTGCAGCTGCAGAAGCGGCCGCCATTGATGATTTACGTCGCCTGCCACGAGCCGCCACCGAACTTTCAGCGATTACCGGGCAATTACAAGAATGGGCACAGAAGATCTTTACCAGTAAGCAACTCTTTTTTGTTGGCCGCCATCTTTATTACCCTCTTGCCCAAGAAGCCGCCTTAAAAATGCAGGAAGTGGCCTATATCCACGCCTTTGGATTTCCTGCGGGTGAGTTAGTCCACGGGCCACTGACTTTAGTAAACAAAGACTTGCCCGTTATTGCATGCCTGCCTTGGAATCGCTTAACCGAAAAACTACTCGCTAACTTGCAAGAAATCAGGGCCAGAGATGGGGAATTATTTATTTTATCTGATGCTGGGCTGTCGTCTGCAGAGCACTATCATGTGATTTGCATGGCCAATAATTTGCATGATCTGAACCCCATTTTGTACGGCATCGCCTTACAAACACTTGCATATAATACGGCTATCCTGCAAAAAAATGATGTAGATACCCCTAGATTTCTAAGTAAGTCTGTAACTAAAACATAA
- a CDS encoding HD-GYP domain-containing protein, translating into MQNSLAHVSELPEETPHYLRAVTQMGDSREVTANQDIFTQEGILLLAKGSRINSNQFDLLARHKLSISIDQSLLVQNAVNADQLSADAAKILAEDLFLARMVVKAGGVLMVRQALAQLALPSPVQFRLTVMKEQRPNLFEHVIRVSIWCHALAQQTKLPEIYRDQLLLAAICHDMGEMHTDPELLTSGHSVTMIERCYLHVHPITSYLVVSKVDDFSGMAAQAILHHHERLDGSGYPYGLQKERIHPLSQYIAVADTADAILRRFDLLRLQISFALNKTRFDARLIKALRELVHDLPFDSQLACKSGEASLQLHHIADLLEGWLALHAMLCVQMKAGAAQNSPIGFLFERMDGVHSLVLQMGFNPDDLHGMQTLAQEDPGLQQQLQTMLNEMEWILNEMANEIERRSPLSDGIPPNMFEELVQQLREIRAP; encoded by the coding sequence ATGCAAAATTCTTTAGCTCATGTGTCAGAGCTGCCTGAAGAAACGCCTCACTATTTGCGTGCCGTGACTCAGATGGGTGATTCCAGAGAGGTCACCGCCAACCAGGATATCTTTACCCAGGAAGGCATTCTCTTACTGGCCAAAGGATCGCGGATTAACAGCAATCAGTTTGATCTGCTTGCTCGGCATAAATTATCTATTTCTATTGATCAGAGCCTGTTGGTCCAGAATGCTGTGAATGCGGATCAGCTGTCTGCGGATGCGGCAAAAATTCTGGCAGAAGATCTCTTTTTAGCCCGTATGGTGGTTAAGGCTGGTGGCGTATTGATGGTCAGGCAGGCATTAGCGCAGCTGGCTTTGCCCTCACCGGTTCAATTTAGGCTGACCGTCATGAAAGAGCAGCGGCCTAATCTGTTTGAGCATGTGATACGGGTGAGTATTTGGTGTCATGCTCTGGCTCAGCAAACTAAATTGCCTGAGATTTACCGTGATCAACTACTGCTTGCTGCCATTTGCCATGATATGGGTGAGATGCATACTGATCCGGAGCTGCTCACTTCGGGTCATAGCGTTACCATGATTGAGCGCTGTTATTTGCATGTGCATCCTATTACCAGTTATCTGGTGGTGTCTAAGGTTGATGATTTTTCTGGCATGGCTGCTCAAGCGATTTTGCATCACCATGAAAGGCTGGATGGCAGCGGTTATCCCTATGGTTTGCAAAAAGAAAGAATCCATCCGCTTTCACAATATATCGCCGTGGCAGATACGGCGGACGCCATTTTGCGGCGCTTTGATTTACTTCGTTTACAGATCTCATTTGCGCTGAATAAAACACGTTTTGATGCCCGGCTGATTAAAGCACTCAGAGAGTTAGTGCACGATCTGCCATTTGATTCGCAGCTGGCTTGTAAGAGCGGTGAAGCCAGCCTGCAACTGCATCATATTGCTGACTTATTAGAGGGCTGGCTGGCATTGCACGCGATGTTGTGTGTGCAGATGAAAGCAGGTGCGGCTCAAAACTCACCTATAGGCTTTTTATTTGAGCGTATGGATGGGGTGCATTCTCTGGTTTTACAAATGGGATTTAACCCGGACGATCTTCATGGCATGCAGACGCTGGCCCAGGAGGACCCTGGTTTACAGCAGCAGTTGCAAACCATGCTCAATGAAATGGAATGGATATTGAATGAGATGGCCAATGAAATTGAACGGCGCTCGCCATTATCTGATGGTATACCTCCCAATATGTTTGAAGAATTAGTGCAGCAATTGCGTGAAATCCGCGCCCCTTAA
- a CDS encoding methyl-accepting chemotaxis protein: MKMATQLKWVSGFTVAALVSLASWMTWESNALTRDFQFHHHSQTAVAALNHARSTMLMISRLDPLAENAKQQLEAAGQTVQSAIPIIKPHLANTEQQLLEATLSGHWKNYQTQFQSAITIASDSPQDALSIPEQIYKNDLEPTLSVLNQLEKGLQAQSQLANKAINLRIDQLLLTVLLPLLLSALLIVLSQLHFARKLKSRLHDMAAETAKLESGDLTSRIAETPDELGELGRGMNRFINQLENTLQQARQASQLSREEATHVTHLAKANHDGATLQSHHLLEIGSSSVQLQNSISHISEQAVRTASISQQSLSNVQAAHSAGQGSKLKLQALSGDFNQIETTMQALTNAIQQIVNVASMIEDIAGQTNLLALNAAIEAARAGEHGRGFAVVADEVRKLSQLTAESTKDIRRILNDTQTCTQETLEAMQSAACRVGECQQDSHTISQVLEELNQAANTVNKMMMTITASVEAQSASSEAINERLHDIGGNAQASSQRSEQMLSEMNELTLAANHLDSQLAFFKFHRLSSS, translated from the coding sequence ATGAAAATGGCCACGCAATTAAAATGGGTGAGTGGATTTACCGTAGCCGCCCTCGTTTCCCTCGCAAGCTGGATGACATGGGAAAGCAATGCTCTGACGCGTGATTTTCAATTTCATCACCATAGCCAGACGGCAGTTGCCGCCTTGAATCATGCCCGCAGTACCATGCTGATGATTTCTAGGCTAGATCCTCTGGCTGAAAATGCAAAACAGCAGCTGGAGGCGGCCGGACAAACAGTACAAAGCGCGATTCCCATCATCAAGCCTCATCTGGCCAATACAGAACAACAACTACTGGAAGCCACGCTCAGCGGGCACTGGAAAAACTATCAAACCCAATTTCAGAGTGCCATCACCATCGCCAGTGATAGCCCTCAGGATGCACTTAGTATTCCTGAGCAAATCTATAAAAACGATTTAGAGCCCACACTCAGCGTATTGAATCAGCTTGAAAAAGGCTTACAGGCCCAGTCTCAGCTCGCCAATAAAGCGATTAATTTGCGTATTGATCAGCTTCTGTTGACTGTGCTTTTACCACTGCTGCTCAGTGCATTATTAATTGTGCTCAGCCAGCTGCATTTTGCGCGCAAGCTCAAAAGCCGCTTACATGATATGGCCGCTGAAACAGCGAAACTTGAGTCGGGGGATTTAACGTCGCGTATTGCAGAAACGCCGGACGAATTAGGTGAATTAGGCCGGGGGATGAATCGCTTTATCAACCAGTTGGAAAACACGCTCCAGCAGGCTAGACAAGCCTCGCAACTATCACGTGAAGAGGCCACGCATGTCACCCACCTTGCTAAGGCTAACCATGACGGAGCGACTTTACAAAGTCATCATTTGTTAGAAATAGGCTCCAGCAGTGTGCAATTACAAAACTCAATCAGCCATATCAGTGAGCAAGCCGTACGCACTGCCAGCATCAGCCAGCAATCACTCAGTAATGTCCAAGCTGCCCATTCAGCAGGACAGGGCTCAAAACTCAAGCTGCAAGCCCTCTCTGGTGATTTTAATCAGATAGAAACCACGATGCAGGCGCTGACTAATGCCATTCAGCAAATCGTAAACGTAGCCAGCATGATTGAAGACATTGCCGGGCAAACCAATCTGCTGGCGCTGAACGCGGCCATCGAAGCCGCGCGCGCCGGTGAACATGGCCGTGGCTTTGCGGTGGTTGCGGATGAAGTCCGTAAACTATCGCAACTGACGGCTGAATCCACCAAGGATATTCGCCGGATACTGAATGACACGCAAACGTGTACACAAGAAACACTGGAGGCCATGCAATCGGCGGCCTGCCGTGTGGGCGAATGTCAGCAGGACAGCCATACCATCAGCCAAGTATTGGAAGAATTAAATCAAGCTGCTAACACCGTGAATAAGATGATGATGACCATTACGGCCTCTGTGGAAGCACAGAGCGCTTCCAGTGAAGCGATCAATGAAAGATTGCATGATATTGGCGGCAATGCCCAAGCCAGCAGCCAACGCAGTGAACAAATGCTCAGTGAAATGAATGAGCTCACACTTGCGGCGAACCATTTGGACAGCCAGCTGGCCTTCTTTAAATTTCACCGCCTGAGCAGCAGCTGA
- the dxs gene encoding 1-deoxy-D-xylulose-5-phosphate synthase, producing MKKLEMSYPLLDKVSCPLELKKLAKADLPQLANELRNYLLDSVSQTGGHFASNLGALELTVALHYVFDTPHDRLVWDVGHQSYPHKILTGRRAQMHTMRKQHGLAGFPKREESEYDTFGVGHSSTSIGAALGFAEAAKLKGEDRHAIAVIGDGAMTAGQAFEALNNAGHRDVNLLVVLNDNEMSISPNVGALTNYLSKLLSSKFYNGIRSKSARVLEAVPPLKELAKKGEEHVKSMLTPGTMFEQFGFNYIGPIDGHDLDTLITTLANIKQLKGPQFLHVVTRKGEGYKKAVADPVKYHAVTPFEKEDGMQGAKAAKVSYTKVFGDWLCDMAKMDKRLLGITPAMREGSGLVRFEQENPDRYFDVGIAEQHAVTFAGGLACEGLKPVVAIYSTFLQRAYDQLIHDVALQNLPVLFAIDRAGQVGADGPTHAGSFDLSYLRCIPNMVVLTPSDENECRQMLYTAFLHEGPSAVRYPRGTGPGVEVQSEMTAIPMGCAEVRRRGSKIAILAFGPVLAAALDAGDALNATVVNMRFVKPLDISLIAELAASHDYLVTVEEGAIMGGAGSAVLESLMAQDVCKPVLQMGFPDRYVEHADQNVQLAECGLDAAGIEAGIRQRWAL from the coding sequence ATGAAGAAACTCGAGATGAGTTATCCCCTGCTTGATAAGGTGTCTTGTCCGCTGGAGCTTAAAAAATTGGCCAAAGCCGATTTGCCTCAGCTTGCCAATGAATTGCGCAACTACCTGCTTGATTCTGTCAGCCAGACCGGTGGGCACTTTGCTTCTAATCTGGGCGCGCTGGAGCTGACCGTCGCGCTGCATTATGTATTTGATACCCCGCACGATCGCCTAGTTTGGGATGTGGGCCACCAAAGCTACCCGCATAAAATCTTAACGGGCCGTCGTGCACAAATGCATACCATGCGCAAACAGCATGGTCTTGCGGGTTTTCCAAAGCGTGAAGAAAGCGAGTACGACACATTTGGCGTGGGGCATTCCAGCACGTCGATTGGGGCGGCACTGGGTTTTGCCGAAGCCGCTAAGCTGAAGGGCGAAGACCGTCACGCCATTGCGGTGATTGGCGATGGCGCAATGACCGCTGGCCAGGCCTTTGAAGCACTGAATAATGCAGGCCACAGGGATGTGAATTTACTGGTGGTGCTGAACGACAATGAAATGTCGATTTCCCCCAATGTGGGCGCACTGACCAATTATTTATCTAAATTATTATCGAGCAAATTTTATAACGGCATCCGCAGCAAATCTGCACGGGTGCTGGAAGCCGTGCCGCCACTTAAAGAGCTGGCAAAAAAAGGTGAAGAGCATGTGAAAAGCATGCTGACGCCCGGCACCATGTTTGAGCAATTTGGCTTTAATTATATCGGCCCAATTGATGGCCATGATTTAGATACGCTGATTACCACGCTGGCTAATATCAAGCAGCTTAAAGGCCCGCAGTTTTTGCATGTGGTCACACGTAAAGGTGAAGGCTATAAAAAAGCCGTTGCCGATCCGGTGAAATACCATGCAGTAACGCCGTTTGAAAAAGAAGACGGTATGCAAGGCGCGAAGGCAGCCAAAGTCAGCTACACCAAGGTGTTTGGTGATTGGTTGTGCGATATGGCTAAAATGGATAAACGCTTACTGGGTATTACTCCAGCCATGCGTGAAGGCTCGGGTTTGGTGCGTTTTGAGCAGGAAAACCCGGATCGTTATTTTGATGTGGGCATTGCTGAACAACACGCAGTGACCTTTGCAGGTGGTCTTGCCTGTGAAGGCTTAAAACCCGTAGTGGCGATTTATTCCACCTTCTTGCAACGCGCGTATGATCAGCTGATTCATGATGTGGCCCTGCAAAATTTACCCGTTTTGTTTGCGATTGATCGTGCTGGCCAGGTAGGGGCAGATGGCCCGACGCATGCCGGATCATTCGATCTGTCCTATCTGCGCTGTATTCCCAATATGGTGGTGCTGACGCCATCGGACGAAAACGAATGCCGTCAGATGCTCTACACCGCATTCTTGCACGAAGGCCCAAGCGCAGTGCGCTACCCTCGTGGCACGGGGCCTGGTGTTGAGGTGCAAAGCGAAATGACCGCCATCCCTATGGGCTGTGCAGAAGTGCGCCGCCGGGGCAGCAAGATCGCCATCCTAGCATTTGGCCCGGTGTTGGCCGCTGCTTTAGATGCGGGCGATGCTTTAAATGCAACTGTCGTTAATATGCGCTTTGTTAAGCCGCTTGATATCAGCCTGATTGCTGAATTAGCTGCCAGCCATGATTATCTGGTGACGGTTGAAGAAGGCGCCATTATGGGCGGAGCAGGCTCTGCTGTGCTTGAAAGCCTGATGGCGCAGGATGTATGCAAGCCTGTTTTGCAGATGGGTTTTCCTGATCGCTATGTCGAGCATGCTGATCAGAATGTGCAGCTGGCTGAATGCGGGCTGGATGCGGCAGGTATTGAGGCGGGTATCCGGCAGCGCTGGGCGCTTTAA
- a CDS encoding polyprenyl synthetase family protein, with amino-acid sequence MTSDFKSWMQDVQSRMEQTLAAVLPLQDHIPPQLHAAMRYSVLDGGKRVRPLLAFAAGAVVDASPERLQYAGAAVELIHAYSLVHDDMPAMDNDVLRRGKPTCHIAFGEASALLAGDALQTAAFDVLSSYTLADAPTDQLKMINILARASGSMGMCGGQGIDLYSVGQALSLPELEQMHGLKTGALIRAAVLLGSYCGTAISDEERARLDDYAQCIGLAFQVVDDVLDEEADSATLGKTAGKDAANNKPTYVSLLGLAAAKQKAAELKSQALAAIEPFGEKARGLVFLADFIVERAN; translated from the coding sequence ATGACATCAGATTTTAAAAGCTGGATGCAAGACGTCCAGTCCCGTATGGAGCAGACGCTCGCGGCTGTTTTGCCTCTTCAGGATCACATTCCACCTCAGTTACATGCTGCCATGCGCTATTCCGTGCTGGATGGTGGCAAACGTGTCCGTCCCCTGCTGGCTTTTGCCGCAGGCGCTGTAGTGGATGCATCTCCTGAGCGCTTGCAATATGCGGGCGCAGCCGTTGAGTTAATTCATGCCTATTCTCTTGTGCATGATGATATGCCAGCTATGGATAATGATGTGCTGCGCCGTGGCAAGCCAACCTGTCATATCGCATTTGGCGAAGCTTCTGCCTTATTGGCGGGTGATGCACTACAAACGGCGGCATTTGATGTACTGAGCTCATATACGCTGGCCGATGCGCCAACTGATCAGCTTAAAATGATCAATATTCTGGCCCGTGCCTCAGGCAGTATGGGGATGTGCGGTGGTCAGGGGATTGATCTGTACAGTGTAGGACAGGCACTAAGCCTTCCCGAGCTGGAACAAATGCATGGTTTAAAAACTGGTGCTTTGATTCGCGCCGCGGTCCTGCTGGGCTCCTATTGTGGTACCGCCATCAGCGACGAGGAGCGTGCCCGCTTGGATGATTACGCACAATGTATTGGTCTTGCATTTCAGGTGGTTGATGATGTGCTGGATGAAGAAGCTGATTCGGCCACTCTTGGCAAAACAGCAGGTAAAGATGCGGCTAATAATAAACCCACCTATGTTTCCCTGCTTGGCTTAGCGGCGGCTAAGCAAAAAGCGGCGGAGCTTAAATCCCAGGCACTGGCGGCGATTGAGCCCTTTGGTGAAAAAGCCCGTGGTTTGGTGTTCTTGGCCGATTTTATTGTGGAACGCGCTAACTAA
- a CDS encoding phage holin family protein encodes MKSSPPFLAGVRRILAQVAGLLGTHLELFGLELQDALQRLVFDFILGAVAVVLGGLCLALAAVLLLIIFWDSHRIAVALGLMLVYGGGAIAFACYLRHRLKHAPDLFPATCAELVRDRKALLHIAAEEDA; translated from the coding sequence GTGAAGTCTTCGCCTCCATTTTTAGCGGGCGTGCGGCGGATTCTGGCGCAGGTGGCAGGTTTACTTGGTACGCATCTTGAGCTGTTTGGTCTGGAGCTGCAGGATGCTTTGCAGCGACTGGTGTTTGATTTTATTCTGGGTGCGGTCGCTGTTGTGCTGGGGGGCTTGTGCCTTGCGCTTGCAGCTGTTTTGTTGTTGATTATTTTCTGGGACAGCCACCGCATCGCGGTCGCGCTGGGGCTGATGCTGGTCTACGGTGGTGGCGCAATTGCTTTTGCCTGTTATTTAAGACACCGCCTGAAGCATGCTCCGGATTTATTCCCCGCAACCTGTGCCGAGCTGGTCCGTGATCGTAAGGCTTTGCTTCATATTGCTGCTGAGGAAGACGCATGA
- a CDS encoding exodeoxyribonuclease VII small subunit, with protein MPKATKSPVSFEAGLQELEGLIAEMEAGNLPLETALTTYKRGTELLQFCESRLADAEQRIRVLEGAELKPFSADKE; from the coding sequence ATGCCGAAAGCAACTAAAAGCCCCGTTAGCTTTGAGGCAGGACTTCAGGAGTTAGAAGGCCTGATTGCTGAAATGGAAGCGGGTAATTTACCGCTGGAAACAGCCCTCACTACTTATAAACGTGGCACCGAACTGTTGCAATTTTGCGAAAGCCGCTTAGCCGATGCAGAGCAACGGATACGTGTGCTTGAAGGTGCGGAGCTCAAGCCTTTCTCTGCGGATAAAGAATAA
- a CDS encoding beta-1,6-N-acetylglucosaminyltransferase: MRIGYLILSHAHPAQLGRLCQQLFAENTRLYIHVDANTAASDFTAMQAAAPEEAQFIARQACRWGGFSLIAATLALIDAAIKDDCDYMVLLSAQDFPLKPHAEIVRQLKNHTGFIEFRRQPDPDFDIRYRYQSYHPESLKGSLAGKLLQKIQRPLLRFGLFERKLPASLHTVYSGSQWWCLSRRACLALIQFCQDHPDVIAYFRQTLVPDEMFVQTILMHTPVAAELINDSQHDLEWESGAWSPRTFTPDDLPRLLTSSSLFARKFAADGEVSELLKPYLCPKH; the protein is encoded by the coding sequence ATGCGTATTGGCTATTTAATCCTGAGCCACGCTCATCCCGCTCAATTAGGCCGCCTTTGTCAGCAGCTTTTTGCTGAAAATACCCGGCTTTATATTCATGTTGATGCCAATACCGCAGCCAGTGATTTTACCGCTATGCAAGCAGCAGCCCCTGAAGAAGCCCAATTTATTGCAAGGCAGGCTTGCCGCTGGGGAGGTTTTTCACTGATAGCAGCAACGCTTGCACTGATTGACGCCGCAATCAAAGATGATTGTGACTATATGGTTTTGTTATCTGCCCAGGATTTCCCGCTTAAACCACATGCAGAGATCGTCCGACAGCTGAAAAATCACACCGGGTTTATTGAATTTCGCCGCCAGCCAGACCCAGACTTTGATATCCGCTACCGCTACCAGAGCTATCACCCTGAATCACTGAAAGGCAGCCTCGCTGGCAAATTATTGCAAAAAATACAACGCCCGCTCCTGAGATTCGGGCTATTTGAGCGCAAGCTGCCCGCTTCACTTCATACGGTTTATTCCGGATCTCAATGGTGGTGTTTGTCCAGACGGGCCTGCCTTGCCCTGATCCAATTTTGCCAGGATCATCCGGATGTGATCGCCTACTTTCGCCAGACGCTGGTGCCGGACGAAATGTTTGTACAAACCATTCTGATGCATACACCTGTAGCAGCAGAGCTTATTAATGATTCACAACACGATCTGGAATGGGAAAGTGGCGCATGGTCGCCCCGTACATTTACCCCTGATGATCTGCCCCGCCTGCTGACCAGCAGCTCATTATTTGCCAGAAAATTTGCGGCGGACGGAGAAGTCAGCGAACTGCTTAAGCCTTATTTATGCCCAAAACACTAA